In Paenibacillus sonchi, the genomic stretch TTGGAAGGGATGCCGACTTCCTTGGAAAGTGCTTTGATCGATTCAATAACGAAATCGGCACATTGCTGATCGCTTTTGCCTTCAACCTGGAGGCCGATAGCCTTGGCAATGCTTCTGAATTTCTCCGGCACATGTTTCGCGTTTTCTTCTTCCACATAAGGCAGCAGCATCGCATTGCATACACCATGCGGAAGATCATATACGCCGCCAAGCTGGTGCGCCATTGCATGCACATAGCCAAGTCCGGCGTTGTTGAACGCCAATCCGCCGAGGAAAATCGCATACACCATTTGCTCCCGGGCCTCAATATCATGGCCGTTCTTTACCGTCCGGGCCAGATTGGCGAAGATCAGCTCTACCGCAGCAAGCGCGGTAGCATCGGTTACCGGATAGGCTCCAGGAGTAACCAGGGCTTCGATGGCATGGGTCAGCGCATCCATCCCGGTTGCCGCAGTTAGTGCGGCCGGTTTGTCGATCATCAGCTCAGGATCATTGACCGAAATGGTGGCAATGCTGTTTTTATCGACCATAACCATCTTCACTTTGCGTTCTTCATCTGTGATGACGTAGTTGATGGTGACTTCGGCAGAGGTGCCTGCGGTAGTATTGACTGCTACAATCGGCAGTGATTTGTTCCTGGATTTGTGCACACCTTCATAGTCCTTGATATGCCCGCCGTTGGTGGCGATAATTCCGATGGCCTTTGCCGTATCCTGCGGCGAGCCGCCGCCGATGGAGATCAGATAATCACAGCCCTGCGCATTCAGGAAAGCTAAGCCGTCATGGACATTTTTACACGTAGGGTTCGGTTTGACTTCATCATAGAGGGCATATTGGATTCCCGCTTCATCCAGTACTGCCAGCAGTTTGCCGGCGATGCCGCTCTTAACCAGAAATTTGTCGGTGACCACAAGCGCCTTCTTCAGCTTCAATTCCTGAATGTAAGGACCAATTTCCTTCAGACAGCCTTTTCCCATAATGTTGGTGGACGGAACATAATAGACATGAGTACTCATTGATTGACCAGCCTCCCAGGCAATTTGTTAAAGCGGTTAATGTTCTTCTTCGCAAGCTGGAAGCTCTATGCGGCTGCGGCACCTCAGGCTGGCCACTGAGTACAAAACAGCCGACCGGCACTGGCGCCCCTCAAAAAGGTATCGCTTACAAACAAAGCATTAACATCCTCATCGTATCCCCACAAATCTTTGTTGTCAACAAATAAAATATAAATAATGTTGTTTTTATTTGTTTAATGTCTGTTTCACAAAGAAACATCTATGTATTTCCTGTGATTTTCACATATTTTCTTGCAAAACACAGATATTTAAGTCTATAGTTATTCCATACAGCTCCGGAAAGGTGATACATATGCTTGCAGCCGAACGACGCAAAAAAATCATAGATCTTGTGCATCAGGACAAAAGGGTGCTCGTCTCCGATCTCAGCCGGATGTTCGAGGTAACCGAAGAAACGATCCGGCGGGATCTGGAAAAGCTGGAGAAGGACGGCATTCTAAGCCGGACTTACGGCGGGGCGATGCTGAACAGGCATACCAATGAGGATTTGCCCTTTGTGACGCGCAATGCGCTTAACACTGATATGAAACGCAATATTGCGCTTAAGGCGCTGGATCTGATTAACGATGGAGACACCCTGATGGTGGACCCCAGCTCTACTGCCTTTGAGTTTCTAAAGCTGCTGGGCAACAAAAACAATCTGACTGTAATCACAAATTCAATTAATATTCTGCATGAGTTCGCCAGCTCAGGTATGAATATCATATCCTCCGGCGGTTCGCTGCGCCACCGTTCGCTGTCACTGGTCGGGCCGGTCGCCCATGATACCATCCGGCGCTACAACGTGGACACCGCAGTCATCAGCTGCAAAGGCATTGATATGGAGCGGGGAGTTACGGATTCCAACGAGCCGGAATGCGAGCTGAAGAAGTACATGCTGCGCCAGGCCCAGAAGGTTGTGCTTCTCGCCGACCATACCAAGTTCGACAAAACAGCGTTCACCAGGCTGGTGGAGCTTAGCAGCATTGACGTGCTCATTACGGACCGCCGGCCTGCGGAATCCTGGCTGACACGGCTGGCTGAAGAAAATATCGAGGTATTGTACTAAAAAGACCGCCCGGTCCCTGCCATTTGCTGTGCAGGGAACCGGGCGGTCTTGCATATGCTGCTACACCGCTCCGCCTTTGGAGAGCATGATATTTAATATCGCTGTATCGGTATCCGCCAGCCCTTCCTGAACCAGCCGCTCCATGTTGCGGATCGTATCTTCAACCTCATCGAAAATAACACCATCCTTCGTGGTTGGCGGGATGTTGTTCATCGCCAGTGTGGCTGCCTGGATGGCCGCATTGGTGGAGGTGGAAATTTTCAGCGCACAGGTTGATTTCGCGCCGTCACAGATCATGCCTGACAAGGAAGCTATTGTATTCTGTATTCCATGCTTGATCTGCGCCAGGCTGCCTCCCATAAGATAAATAATCCCGCTGTTCGCCCCCACTCCGCCCGCAATCCCTGAACCACATAGCGGCGAGAGCCGCCCGATGTAATGCTTAATGTGGACTGTGACCAGATTGCTCAGCGCGAGCGCCCGTGCCAGCTTCTCCTCGTCCTTGCCCAAAAGCTCTGCCAGTGCAATCACGGGCAGCGTGCAGGCAATACCCTGATTCCCGCTGCCGGCCGTTGTCATCACCGGCATGGCACTGCCGTCCATCCGCGCATCGGAGGCCGCTGCCGTCGCGGCGATGATCCGGCTGGCCACATCATTGCCGAACAAATTTACCGCCGATTGCTGGCTCATCTTTTTGCCTACCTGCAGGCCATAATTGCCCCGCAATCCCTCATCGGATATGGCTTTGTTCATCCGGGCACCTTCCAGAAGAAAGCTGAGATCCCCGAAAGGAACCGTATGGATAAACTCAAAAATCCGGTCAACAGAACCGGCATAGCCGGAATCCGCCCGCCCCGGCTTACCGCAGTCTGCTTTGGATTTTGGCGGAGTGATCTTCTCCCCGTCCAGAGCCAGAAACTCTATATGGGTATGCTCTCCGGCAATAATGGCTGTCGCCAGATGATTCCGGGAGTACACCTTAGCTTCGATATACAGTTTCTCGGGAGTGTCCTTCAACTCTACTTCCAAAAGCCCCCGGTCCAGCAGCGCATTGGCCTGCTTCAATTCTGCCGGTGTCAGGTTAGACAAGATTTCGAGCTCTTTGTGGGAACGGCCCACTACCGCACCGAGTGCCGCCGCAATGGGGAGTCCGGTCTGCCCTGTGCCGGGTATGCCCACCCCCATAGCATTTTTAATGATATTGC encodes the following:
- a CDS encoding iron-containing alcohol dehydrogenase, with protein sequence MSTHVYYVPSTNIMGKGCLKEIGPYIQELKLKKALVVTDKFLVKSGIAGKLLAVLDEAGIQYALYDEVKPNPTCKNVHDGLAFLNAQGCDYLISIGGGSPQDTAKAIGIIATNGGHIKDYEGVHKSRNKSLPIVAVNTTAGTSAEVTINYVITDEERKVKMVMVDKNSIATISVNDPELMIDKPAALTAATGMDALTHAIEALVTPGAYPVTDATALAAVELIFANLARTVKNGHDIEAREQMVYAIFLGGLAFNNAGLGYVHAMAHQLGGVYDLPHGVCNAMLLPYVEEENAKHVPEKFRSIAKAIGLQVEGKSDQQCADFVIESIKALSKEVGIPSKLSELGVNEVDLDLLAENSMKDACAPGNPFIPTKEEVITLFRKIL
- a CDS encoding DeoR/GlpR family DNA-binding transcription regulator is translated as MLAAERRKKIIDLVHQDKRVLVSDLSRMFEVTEETIRRDLEKLEKDGILSRTYGGAMLNRHTNEDLPFVTRNALNTDMKRNIALKALDLINDGDTLMVDPSSTAFEFLKLLGNKNNLTVITNSINILHEFASSGMNIISSGGSLRHRSLSLVGPVAHDTIRRYNVDTAVISCKGIDMERGVTDSNEPECELKKYMLRQAQKVVLLADHTKFDKTAFTRLVELSSIDVLITDRRPAESWLTRLAEENIEVLY
- a CDS encoding serine dehydratase subunit alpha family protein, with translation MSSLLEILHKEVVPAEGCTEPIAVAYAVSLAAELLEEEITSIRLQLSGNIIKNAMGVGIPGTGQTGLPIAAALGAVVGRSHKELEILSNLTPAELKQANALLDRGLLEVELKDTPEKLYIEAKVYSRNHLATAIIAGEHTHIEFLALDGEKITPPKSKADCGKPGRADSGYAGSVDRIFEFIHTVPFGDLSFLLEGARMNKAISDEGLRGNYGLQVGKKMSQQSAVNLFGNDVASRIIAATAAASDARMDGSAMPVMTTAGSGNQGIACTLPVIALAELLGKDEEKLARALALSNLVTVHIKHYIGRLSPLCGSGIAGGVGANSGIIYLMGGSLAQIKHGIQNTIASLSGMICDGAKSTCALKISTSTNAAIQAATLAMNNIPPTTKDGVIFDEVEDTIRNMERLVQEGLADTDTAILNIMLSKGGAV